Genomic window (Bradyrhizobium sp. 186):
CAATGGATGTCGCGCGTCACCGGGCATCAATCGCTGCGCGAAGCGCTGGACGGCATCAATCCGGCCAGCATCACCGACTCGATCGAGCTGGTCGACCGCATGATGCGCAGAACCGGCGTCGCCAAGCCGCGCATCGCGGTGGCCGCGCTCAACCCGCATGCGGGCGAGGGTGGCCTGTTCGGCCGCGACGAGATCGAGATGATCCGGCCGACCGTGGAAGCCGCCGCAAAGACCGGGATTGCCTGCACCGGGCCGTATCCTGCCGACACCGTTTATGTGCGGGCGTTCGCCGGCGAGTTCGACAGCGTGGTGGCGATGTATCACGACCAGGGCCAGATCGCGACCAAGCTGCGCGGTTTCAACCGCGGCGTCACCGTCACCGCCGGGCTCGAGACCGTCTTTACGACACCGTCACACGGCACGGCGTTCGATATTGTTGGCCAAGGCCTGGCGAAGACCGGGGCGCTCGAGAGCGCGGTTCGCCTCGCGGCGCAATTGGTATCTATGAAGGTCAAGGAGGCATCCTATGCACACTGATCGCAGAACCCTGCTCCAGGCGGCGGCCGCGCTGCCGCTCGCCGCCGTCGGCACTAATGGCGCCTTCGCGCAAGTCCCGGCCGCGGCGCCTGCAGCCGCGCCGCCCAAGGACGTCACGCGCGCGCTCGCACATTATCTGGTGACCGCGGGCTACGACGACCTGCCGGCCAATGTCCGCAAGGAGGGCGTCCGCACGCTTCTGAACTGGGTCGGCGTCGCGATCGGCGGATCGCATCATCAGACGGTCGACATCGCGGTCGCGGCCCTCGGCCCATTCTCGGGCCCGCACCAGGCGTCTCTGTTCGGGCGCCGCGAGCGATTCGACATCATGAACGCGGCCTTCATCAACGGCGTGTCGAGCCACATCTTCGACTATGACGACACCCATCTGAAGACGATCATTCATCCCGCGGGCCCCGTGGCCTCGGCCATTCTCGCGCTGTCGGAACTGCAGCCGGTCTCCGGCAAAGAGTTCCTGAACGCGCTGGTGCTCGGCGTCGAAACCGAGTGCAGAATCGGCAACTCCGTCTACCCAAACCACTACGATGTCGGCTGGCACATCACCGGCACGGCCGGCGTGTTCGGCTCTGCCGCCGCCGTCGGCAAGCTGTTGAAGCTCAACGAGCAGCAGATGATCTGGGCGCTTGGTCTTGCCGCGTCGCAGCCGGTGGGCCTGCGCGAATCCTTCGGCTCGATGAACAAGAGCTTCAATCCGGGCCGCGCTGCCTCCAGCGGCATCTTCGCGGCCATCCTCGCCTCGAAGAACTTCACCTCGTCCGACTCGATGATCGAGGCCAAGCGCGGCTGGGCCAACACGATCAGCACCAAGCAGGACTACAACGAGATCCTCGGCGACCTCGGCAAACGCTATGAGGCAGCGCTGAACACCTACAAGCCGTTCGCCTGCGGCATCGTCATGCATCCGGCGATCGATGCCGCGATCCAGCTCCGCAACGAGAACAAGGTGACCGCGGACCAGATCGAGCGCGTCGACCTCAAGGTCCATCCGCTGGTGCTGGAGCTGACCGGCAAGAAGACGCCGAGCCAAGGGCTCGAAGGCAAATTCAGCATCTACCACGCGGTCGCGGCTGCGATCGTCGAGGGCGCCGGCGGCGAGAAGCAGTTCAGCGATCGCGCCGTGACCGATCCGACCATCGTCGCGCTGCGCGGCAAGGTGAATCC
Coding sequences:
- a CDS encoding MmgE/PrpD family protein, which produces MHTDRRTLLQAAAALPLAAVGTNGAFAQVPAAAPAAAPPKDVTRALAHYLVTAGYDDLPANVRKEGVRTLLNWVGVAIGGSHHQTVDIAVAALGPFSGPHQASLFGRRERFDIMNAAFINGVSSHIFDYDDTHLKTIIHPAGPVASAILALSELQPVSGKEFLNALVLGVETECRIGNSVYPNHYDVGWHITGTAGVFGSAAAVGKLLKLNEQQMIWALGLAASQPVGLRESFGSMNKSFNPGRAASSGIFAAILASKNFTSSDSMIEAKRGWANTISTKQDYNEILGDLGKRYEAALNTYKPFACGIVMHPAIDAAIQLRNENKVTADQIERVDLKVHPLVLELTGKKTPSQGLEGKFSIYHAVAAAIVEGAGGEKQFSDRAVTDPTIVALRGKVNPVITAGIKPEQVDLTIVLKDGRKLNRYIEHAIGSVEVPMTDKQLETKFSDLAEGIIPAATIRHVMDACWNVENLPNAADIAKMSVAA
- a CDS encoding 4-hydroxythreonine-4-phosphate dehydrogenase PdxA, which produces MAINTNELPIVALTPGDCTGVGPEQIARILSDDRLADAARLVVIGDARVLEMGMAHAGVKLKVERISSPNAASWSSSAVQLVDLGNTDPAKCPIGKASAESGRLTGETLSRAIDFAKAGEVDAITFAPLNKRAMFDGGWKFPDEHRMFASLLGHKTYFSEMNVLDGQWMSRVTGHQSLREALDGINPASITDSIELVDRMMRRTGVAKPRIAVAALNPHAGEGGLFGRDEIEMIRPTVEAAAKTGIACTGPYPADTVYVRAFAGEFDSVVAMYHDQGQIATKLRGFNRGVTVTAGLETVFTTPSHGTAFDIVGQGLAKTGALESAVRLAAQLVSMKVKEASYAH